Within the Gloeobacter kilaueensis JS1 genome, the region GCCCAGCCTCAGACCTGCGGCGGAGCGATCGACGTGGCGACGATCACACCGGAGGACGGTTTTCAGTGGGTTCGCCGCAAGGCTATCCCCCCTTACAACTATCTGGGCTAGCATTTGGTTGTGCGACCCAAAAATGTAGTATGTTCCTGGTCACCGGTGCCACGGGTAGCCTGGGCCGACGCATCGTGCGGTCCCTGTGCAGGCGCGGCGAGTCTGTACGGGCTTTCGTGCGTCTTGAAGCCCGCTACGCCGATCTCGAACAGTTGGGTGCTGAAATCTTTATCGGTGATCTGTGCCACCGCGAGCTTATCGAGCGCGCCCTGCAGGGCGTCCGCTATGTGATTAGCGCCCACGGCAGCGGCCCCGGCGGCAACGTCTCTCAGGTCGATTACCAGGCCAACATCGACCTCATCGAAGCGGCCCAAAAACAGGCCGTGGACCACTTCGTCTTCGTCTCAGTGCTGGGAGCCGACCGCTACTACGACGACGCCCCTGTCTTCAAGGCCAAGCGCGAAGTCGAAAAGTATCTCTCCCGCCACAGCCTGCCCTACACCATTCTCCGGCCCTCCGGCTTCGCCTCCGATCTACTGGCCCGTGCCCGCAACTTCGAGCGCACCGGCTTTTACTTGCTTATCGGGCGAAAAGAAAACCGCACCTCGATCGTCAGTACCGACGATCTCAGCGAGATTGCGATTCATTGTGTAAGCCTCCCGGAGGCGCGCAACCGCACCTTTGCCGTCGGCGGCCCCGAATCGCTGCGCCGCGACGAGATTCCGTGCATCTTCGAGAAGGTCTTCAATCGGGCAGGCCAGATCCTGCATCTGCCCATCGAGGTGTTCGATGCCGCTCGTTCGCTGATCGGTCTGGTCAACCCGGCTATTGGCCGCGATCTAGGTACCCTGCGGGTGCTTCTGGCCAACGAGTACACCTGCGACCCGCACGAAGTCCAGCAGGTCTTCAGCATCGAACTCGAATCGCTCCATCACTTTTTGCGCCGCAACCTCCAGTTCTCGACATAAATGCCTGACGAGCGGCTCTACGAACGCATCTATGCAACAGTCCGCCAGATCCCGGCGGGCAAAGTTGCCACCTACGGTCAGGTGGCACACCTGGCCGGACTACCGGGCCGGGCCCGCCAGATCGGTTACGCCCTTTTTCGCGTCGCTCCCGGCTCCGAGATTCCCTGGCAGCGGGTAGTTAACGCTCGCGGAGAAATTTCTGAATCGCCCCACCGCCTCGGCAACGACGACTACCAGCGCACGTTGCTCGTGGCAGAAGGTGTGATCTTTAACCAGCAGGGTCAGATTGACTTGGCGGTGTACCGGTGGCAGCCTGCAAGCGCCCCGCCGAGCGCAGAATCTGAATAGCGAGCATCGCCGCCCCAAAGCCATTGTCGATGTTGACGACGCCAATCCCTGCAGCACAGCTATTGAGCATGGCAAGCAGTGGGGCGAGTCCGCCAAAGTGTGCCCCATAACCGACGCTGGTTGGTACAGCGATCACGGGCACCTCCACAAGGCCACCGACGACGCTGGCGAGTGCTCCTTCCATGCCCGCAACGACGATGAGCACGTCCGCCTGCCCCAATAGTTCAAGGTTATCCAGCAGGCGATGGATACCGGCTACTCCTACATCCCAGAGGCGCACTACCCGCGCACTACCCAATAGTTCGACGATGAGGGCGGCCTCCTCCGCTACCGGGCCATCGGCGGTGCCGGCGCTGACGACCCCAACGCAGCCGGGCAGGTGCCGCTCGCCCAAAGCCGGGTTAAACAGCGCACAGAGTCTGGCCTGAGGATAATAGCGGATCCCCGGTAGACGCGCTGCCACCTGATCGAAGAGCGGCGCTTCGACGCGGGTAGCAACCGAGACGGGATTGTGCGGTTGCAGGCGCTCAAGAATAAGGGCGATCTGTTCCGCCGTCTTGCCCGGCCCCCAGACGACCTCCGGCAAACCCGTGCGCCGGGTACGAGCGTGATCGAGCCTGGCAAAAGCCAGCGTCTCATAGCGCAGCTTCGCCGTTGCCTCAGCGACGGAGAGCCGCCCGGCAGCGACATCTTGCAACAACTCCTGGAGTGGATCGCTCTTCATCTCGCCTAAAGCAAAAAGCCCCAGCTGCTGAGCTAGAGCTTTTGGTTAAAAATATTTCCCTGGCACCGGGCTATTTTCCCAGGAAGCTGCCCTCCAAGTATCTTCGCTGCTGCAGCGTTTAACGTCCGAGTTCGGGATGGATCGGCGTGGGTCCACTGCGCCTGAGCACCAGGAAAACCTGTGATGTTGCATCAAAAGGCAACACCTTGAAGACTGCATAGTGACAAAATCAACAACAACCAACCAATGAGTAAGTCAAGCCTTCGGCCTATTAGTACTCCTCGGCTGAACGCATTGCTGCGCTTACACCTGGAGCCTATCAACGGGTGGTCTTCCCGTGGCCTTATCAAAGGAGAGTGCTCATCTTGAGGTGGGCTTCCCACTTAGATGCTTTCAGCGGTTATCCACTCCCGACATGGCTACCCTGCGTTTACCGTTGGTACGATAACAGGTACACCAGCGGTCAGTCCCTCCCGGTCCTCTCGTACTAGGGAGAGCTCCTCTCAACACTCTTGCGCTTGTACCGGATATGGACCGAACTGTCTCACGACGTTCTGAACCCAGCTCACGTGCCGCTTTAATGGGCGAACAGCCCAACCCTTGGGACGTACTACCGCCCCAGGTTGCGACGA harbors:
- a CDS encoding SDR family oxidoreductase, translated to MFLVTGATGSLGRRIVRSLCRRGESVRAFVRLEARYADLEQLGAEIFIGDLCHRELIERALQGVRYVISAHGSGPGGNVSQVDYQANIDLIEAAQKQAVDHFVFVSVLGADRYYDDAPVFKAKREVEKYLSRHSLPYTILRPSGFASDLLARARNFERTGFYLLIGRKENRTSIVSTDDLSEIAIHCVSLPEARNRTFAVGGPESLRRDEIPCIFEKVFNRAGQILHLPIEVFDAARSLIGLVNPAIGRDLGTLRVLLANEYTCDPHEVQQVFSIELESLHHFLRRNLQFST
- a CDS encoding O-6-alkylguanine-DNA--cysteine-protein methyltransferase is translated as MPDERLYERIYATVRQIPAGKVATYGQVAHLAGLPGRARQIGYALFRVAPGSEIPWQRVVNARGEISESPHRLGNDDYQRTLLVAEGVIFNQQGQIDLAVYRWQPASAPPSAESE
- the larB gene encoding nickel pincer cofactor biosynthesis protein LarB; protein product: MKSDPLQELLQDVAAGRLSVAEATAKLRYETLAFARLDHARTRRTGLPEVVWGPGKTAEQIALILERLQPHNPVSVATRVEAPLFDQVAARLPGIRYYPQARLCALFNPALGERHLPGCVGVVSAGTADGPVAEEAALIVELLGSARVVRLWDVGVAGIHRLLDNLELLGQADVLIVVAGMEGALASVVGGLVEVPVIAVPTSVGYGAHFGGLAPLLAMLNSCAAGIGVVNIDNGFGAAMLAIQILRSAGRLQAATGTPPSQSDPAG